The following are from one region of the Magallana gigas chromosome 6, xbMagGiga1.1, whole genome shotgun sequence genome:
- the LOC105340128 gene encoding centrosomal protein of 170 kDa protein B isoform X1, whose protein sequence is MNTPSSTEDQSFQDFESTIMEIQGRLQFKLITRIYFGCDSEQLEDPTPSHSDDWSLVDKSGHHHRLPKTMLFMGREECDIVVKTSTVDKRHAVITFDHYLDKFKIKDLSTSHGTYVNDKKIHDQEYVTLDHMDTVRLGNDSTVYHVERVPDSGVLSGDIQIEKAPHSMPNWASRELPHMMECQPVPYRGLVFTYPIMSCLGCIAEQRIAHTCGNHTLDNVISQREQMHMAADMQQQHVHHSHNVPHRPHVHSHPHPQEYSGHQIKHLGDYPPQEGEYPRGSDYPHTSEYPQTSDHPHTSEYPPVNEYVRSSEYQDSGQDTRERRGLMMTTHQEDQSKSNQSGLGSNTWPRKRIRVRNTANISTFFHVFDEDTSGSRMSIDDNSYACSRVLRGEGGHPDNLPPELETVKKGTPLYGQPDWWGEEEVNGNVTETPKPPKDLPLSNTYPPPTDNTTTPSADLYSMSSNSSVSKDSLLNPSSPEKSTSEGVQPPPSKMPEGGACTAFTVDFGEESPKKPMAGKSLSEFMPSKIRKSFKDRKEKVLGTKTGKEATGKDSSPGSEKGSDIMSPVQQKKIEDIWSSPTRKARDLKRPAKSTEQEPKPDTTPKKSVVEPAQKTGLHRRSLSTGRPIPAKLSRPKENGEVATPKSPKQPKGKELTTSDSAFFLIDKMFASDTKSPAKGRRTPRSLKADKPTASEHSTHPEAKMHESSVSKTQSAKVGRKPIIMRKDSNKAVPQSKKSPSEKKGKVIPSSAAPVDNTDNVSETGTYTIDGELPSKEEESARKDIETVFGIKDTQSTVSDSVEGLSTDRKPSSEDLILENLEDEEDLRSLERKRSRGPEGSSLEMEVGSSEVTDLRITEDEQENPSDANTAPTWVTQWAALTNKSKTSEPSSPSSSVSDKDTMLSPDSKKPSKGLSRKRPGTGRKLPTIPGKSPDGSNCSSRLSQSTDSQSPRCPSTPRYGENNNIADKQKSVTISSHVVKRYEGTDTESISQTKFESESEVTSVSKEEDLSSPKGSARSSASVETEVLLKDTETVMAAMEARMDSKSSGLQNGHMLDDVDNLSDNESTAALVNGHEGFLKSSSYTSPRESLAKSRGLQQHKSVTRGGSASERLQAFRERNYKNATPPENSVVSDVLSENCDLNQSTDRTSECSDSSASFNRSGSKGKGTISMTRPNRAFQLRRALADGDAPDTPSSGVSEAVSLTNVSAVSSTRSFKSSTPTRSMKASNRLSYPYTKQDSARSKESLGAAIVQKSREGGGSSSRSNASLGAQIANKASRNNQSSGNLANSFNRSDGGRFSLKLNRSLSSQDSIHMDSSNSSTRKPDLKNVKSKLKCTPTYGLSVTGIHSSRSSVTSASSRSNSPKSAEKAAWKRRKEYDPRRAVAEAKAKAKDVKVKLDNQGKPKMIRSASFTNSAELQKYRRQALQQKDSVSSPDDLSCASEGADTVCSSVYQRSFIPYSGRSQSSRIFPSSEDEESSLIVKSTQDLTSGLCGRFKSAFTPPPQNAAPSPPLMPLSVFKKRNSFESHETRHGVARHRASLEPQQSYDNILVSSIYQLSLKLKTNTEKTLTKLKEDQRIEDMSSPSPIDDILNQSSSNSDIPGWKTANQELAAILSNLRKTEHRIHMMQKALYPDDDSCSDSPGLSGREKREYLQEIERIRSELAGFQPIAKPQIKDDQASIESDCEELGTADEFF, encoded by the exons ACATCGACTGTTGACAAAAGGCATGCTGTGATCACCTTTGACCATTACCTGGACAAATTCAAAATCAAGGACCTCAGCACCAGTCATGGG ACGTATGTGAACGACAAGAAGATCCACGACCAGGAATACGTCACGCTGGATCACATGGACACCGTCAGGCTCGGCAATGAT TCCACAGTATACCATGTGGAGAGGGTACCAGACTCGGGCGTGTTGTCAGGGGACATACAGATAGAGAAGGCGCCCCATTCAATGCCCAACTGGGCGTCCCGGGAACTCCCCCACATGATGGAATGCCAG CCAGTTCCATATCGAGGACTTGTATTTACTTACCCAATCATGTCCTGTTTG GGCTGTATAGCAGAGCAGAGAATCGCGCACACTTGTGGAAATCATACATTAGACAATGTCATTAGTCAAAGAGAACAGATGCATATGGCTGCAGATATGCAGCAGCAGCACGTGCACCACTCGCACAACGTGCCTCACAGACCTCATGTGCACTCGCATCCACATCCGCAGGAATACTCAGGGCACCAGATTAAACATTTAGGTGATTATCCTCCTCAGGAGGGGGAGTATCCGAGAGGAAGTGACTATCCTCATACTAGTGAATATCCACAAACTAGTGACCATCCACACACAAGTGAATATCCACCAGTTAATGAGTATGTGAGGAGTAGTGAATATCAGGATAGTGGACAGGATACACGAGAGAGAAGAGGACTGATGATGACCACCCATCAGGAGGATCAGAGTAAGAGCAATCAATCGGGGCTGGGTTCTAACACCTGGCCACGCAAACGAATTCGAGTCCGCAACACCGCCAATATCAGCACGTTTTTCCATGTTTTTGATGAGGACACTAGTGGTTCTAGAATGAGTATTGATGACAATAGCTATGCATGCAGTAGAGTCCTGAGGGGCGAAGGCGGTCACCCCGACAACCTCCCCCCAG AGTTGGAAACGGTGAAGAAAGGCACCCCCCTGTACGGTCAGCCTGATTGGTGGGGCGAGGAAGAGGTCAATGGAAATGTTACAG aAACCCCCAAACCACCAAAGGATTTGCCGTTGAGCAACACCTACCCCCCTCCCACTGATAATACAACCACACCCTCTGCAGACTTGTATAGCATGTCTTCTAACTCCTCTGTCTCCAAAGACAGTCTCCTGAATCCATCCTCCCCAGAGAAATCCACGTCAGAGGGGGTCCAACCCCCACCCTCCAAGATGCCTGAAGGAGGTGCATGCACAGCATTCACTGTGGACTTTGGTGAAGAATCCCCAAAGAAACCCATGGCTGGGAAATCCCTTAGTGAGTTCATGCCCTCCAAGATCCGGAAGAGCTTCAAGGACCGGAAAGAAAAGGTTCTTGGTACCAAGACTGGTAAAGAAGCAACTGGGAAAGACTCCTCACCGGGGAGTGAAAAG GGCTCTGATATAATGTCCCCTGTACAGCAGAAGAAGATTGAGGACATCTGGTCCTCACCCACAAGGAAGGCCAGGGATTTAAAGAGGCCAGCCAAATCCACAGAGCAGGAACCAAAACCTGACACCACTCCAAAGA AATCTGTTGTAGAGCCAGCACAGAAGACAGGCTTGCATAGAAGAAGTTTATCAACAGGCAGACCTATACCAGCCAAACTGTCCAGACCTAAAGAGAATGGAGAGGTAGCTACTCCTAAGTCCCCAAAACAACCCAAAGGAAAGGAACTCACTACTAGTGACAGTGCCTTCTTTCTGATTGACAAAATGTTTGCCAGTGATACCAAGTCTCCTGCTAAAGGCAGACGTACCCCTAGATCTCTAAAAGCTGACAAACCTACAGCAAGTGAGCATTCCACTCACCCAGAGGCAAAAATGCACGAGTCTTCAGTGTCAAAGACACAAAGTGCAAAGGTTGGTAGAAAGCCAATCATTATGAGGAAGGATTCCAATAAGGCTGTTCCACAATCCAAGAAGTCTCCATCGGAGAAAAAGGGGAAAGTCATACCTTCCTCTGCTGCTCCTGTTGATAATACAGACAATGTGAGTGAGACAGGAACTTATACTATAGATGGTGAGTTACCGTCCAAGGAGGAAGAATCTGCTCGTAAGGACATAGAAACTGTGTTTGGAATTAAGGATACTCAATCCACTGTCTCAGATTCTGTGGAGGGGCTCTCTACAGATAGAAAACCGTCCTCCGAGGACTTGATCCTTGAGAACTTGGAGGATGAGGAGGACTTGAGGAGCTTGGAGAGAAAGAGAAGTCGAGGACCAGAGGGCAGTAGTCTGGAGATGGAGGTCGGGAGTTCAGAGGTCACTGACCTCAGGATTACAGAGGATGAACAG GAGAACCCCTCAGATGCAAACACTGCTCCCACTTGGGTGACCCAATGGGCGGCCTTGACCAATAAAAGCAAGACTTCCGAACCTAGCAGTCCCAGTAGTAGCGTCTCTGATAAAG ATACCATGCTGTCACCTGACTCAAAAAAGCCTTCAAAAGGCTTGAGTCGGAAACGTCCTGGAACAGGTAGAAAATTACCCACAATCCCTGGTAAAAGCCCAGACGGGAGCAACTGCAGTTCACGACTGAGTCAGAGTACAGACAGCCAGAGTCCTAGGTGTCCCTCCACGCCGAGATACGGCGAGAACAACAACATCGCAGACAAGCAGAAGTCTGTCACAATATCTAGTCATGTAGTCAAACGTTATGAAGGCACAGACACTGAATCTATTTcccaaacaaaatttgaaagtgaaTCAGAAGTGACATCTGTGTCAAAGGAAGAGGACTTATCATCCCCAAAAGGTTCAGCACGAAGTTCAGCCAGTGTTGAGACTGAGGTCCTGCTAAAGGACACAGAAACTGTCATGGCAGCCATGGAGGCACGCATGGATTCCAAGTCCAGTGGATTACAAAATGGACACATGCTGGATGATGTGGATAACTTATCTGACAATGAGAGCACAGCAGCCCTTGTGAATGGACATGAAGGATTCTTAAAATCCAGTTCCTATACTAGTCCTCGTGAATCTCTAGCAAAGTCTAGGGGTTTACAGCAACACAAGTCTGTGACAAGAGGGGGCTCTGCTAGTGAAAGACTTCAAGCATTCCGTGAAAGAAACTACAAAAATGCAACACCCCCTGAAAACTCAGTGGTATCTGATGTGTTAAGTGAAAATTGTGATCTCAATCAATCAACAGACAGGACCAGTGAATGCAGTGATTCAAGTGCTAGTTTTAATAGATCTGGCTCAAAGGGAAAAGGTACAATAAGCATGACCCGACCCAACAGGGCTTTCCAGTTGAGGAGGGCTCTGGCAGACGGAGATGCACCAGACACTCCTAGTTCAGGAGTCTCGGAGGCTGTGTCGCTGACCAATGTGTCCGCCGTCAGTTCTACACGGTCTTTCAAAAGTTCCACTCCCACCCGATCCATGAAGGCCAGTAACAGACTCAGCTATCCATACACCAAGCAGGACTCCGCCAGAAGCAAGGAGAGCCTAGGAGCTGCCATCGTTCAGAAGAGCAGGGAGGGGGGTGGTTCCTCGTCCAGGAGTAACGCTAGTCTAGGTGCTCAAATAGCTAACAAAGCATCTCGCAATAATCAATCCTCAGGAAATTTGGCCAACTCCTTCAACAGAAGCGATGGCGGTCGGTTCAGTCTGAAACTGAACAGGTCTCTAAGTTCTCAAGACTCTATTCATATGGACAGTAGCAATTCCTCTACACGCAAACCTGACTTGAAAAATGTGAAATCAAAGTTAAAGTGTACCCCCACTTATGGTCTTTCAGTGACTGGAATTCACAGTAGTAGGAGTAGTGTAACTTCTGCTTCCAGTCGATCCAATTCCCCAAAATCTGCTGAAAAAGCAGCATGGAAGAGAAGAAAGGAGTATGACCCAAGAAGAGCTGTGGCAGAGGCCAAGGCTAAAGCGAAAGATGTCAAGGTCAAATTGGACAACCAGGGTAAACCAAAAATGATTAGGTCAGCATCTTTCACCAACTCGGCTGAGCTTCAAAAATACAGGAGACAGGCTCTCCAGCAGAAAGACTCGGTATCAAGTCCGGACGATTTGAGCTGTGCCAGTGAGGGAGCGGACACTGTGTGTAGCAGTGTGTATCAGCGGAGCTTCATTCCATACTCCGGCCGGTCCCAGTCAAGTCGAATCTTTCCGAGTTCTGAGGATGAAGAAAGTAGCCTAATTGTCAAGTCAACTCAG GATCTAACCAGTGGCCTTTGCGGACGCTTTAAATCAGCATTCACCCCACCTCCCCAGAATGCtgccccctctccccctcttaTGCCCCTGTCAGTATTTAAAAAGCGAAACTCGTTTGAGAGTCACGAGACTCGTCACGGAGTGGCCAGACACAGAGCTTCACTCGAGCCTCAGCAG TCCTATGACAACATCTTGGTGTCCTCCATTTATCAGCTGTCACTCAAACTCAAAACCAACACGGAGAAAACCCTCACAAAGCTCAA AGAGGACCAGAGAATTGAGGACATGTCCTCCCCCTCGCCTATTGATGACATTCTGAACCAATCGTCTTCCAATAGCGATATTCCTGGATGGAAGACAGCCAATCAGGAGCTAGCTGCCATCCTATCAAATCTGAGGAAAACGGAACACAGGATACACA TGATGCAGAAAGCACTGTATCCAGATGATGACAGCTGCTCAGACTCCCCGGGATTGTCTGGTCGAGAGAAGAGGGAATACCTCCAGGAAATTGAGAGAATCCGCAGCGAACTTGCAGGATTCCAGCCAATTGCAAAACCCCAAATCAAGGACGACCAAGCTTCCATTGAATCGGACTGTGAAGAATTGGGGACTGCTGATGAGTTCTTTTGA
- the LOC105340128 gene encoding centrosomal protein of 170 kDa protein B isoform X10, whose translation MNTPSSTEDQSFQDFESTIMEIQGRLQFKLITRIYFGCDSEQLEDPTPSHSDDWSLVDKSGHHHRLPKTMLFMGREECDIVVKTSTVDKRHAVITFDHYLDKFKIKDLSTSHGTYVNDKKIHDQEYVTLDHMDTVRLGNDSTVYHVERVPDSGVLSGDIQIEKAPHSMPNWASRELPHMMECQPVPYRGLVFTYPIMSCLGCIAEQRIAHTCGNHTLDNVISQREQMHMAADMQQQHVHHSHNVPHRPHVHSHPHPQEYSGHQIKHLGDYPPQEGEYPRGSDYPHTSEYPQTSDHPHTSEYPPVNEYVRSSEYQDSGQDTRERRGLMMTTHQEDQSKSNQSGLGSNTWPRKRIRVRNTANISTFFHVFDEDTSGSRMSIDDNSYACSRVLRGEGGHPDNLPPELETVKKGTPLYGQPDWWGEEEVNGNVTETPKPPKDLPLSNTYPPPTDNTTTPSADLYSMSSNSSVSKDSLLNPSSPEKSTSEGVQPPPSKMPEGGACTAFTVDFGEESPKKPMAGKSLSEFMPSKIRKSFKDRKEKVLGTKTGKEATGKDSSPGSEKGSDIMSPVQQKKIEDIWSSPTRKARDLKRPAKSTEQEPKPDTTPKKSVVEPAQKTGLHRRSLSTGRPIPAKLSRPKENGEVATPKSPKQPKGKELTTSDSAFFLIDKMFASDTKSPAKGRRTPRSLKADKPTASEHSTHPEAKMHESSVSKTQSAKVGRKPIIMRKDSNKAVPQSKKSPSEKKGKVIPSSAAPVDNTDNVSETGTYTIDGELPSKEEESARKDIETVFGIKDTQSTVSDSVEGLSTDRKPSSEDLILENLEDEEDLRSLERKRSRGPEGSSLEMEVGSSEVTDLRITEDEQENPSDANTAPTWVTQWAALTNKSKTSEPSSPSSSVSDKDTMLSPDSKKPSKGLSRKRPGTGRKLPTIPGKSPDGSNCSSRLSQSTDSQSPRCPSTPRYGENNNIADKQKSVTISSHVVKRYEGTDTESISQTKFESESEVTSVSKEEDLSSPKGSARSSASVETEVLLKDTETVMAAMEARMDSKSSGLQNGHMLDDVDNLSDNESTAALVNGHEGFLKSSSYTSPRESLAKSRGLQQHKSVTRGGSASERLQAFRERNYKNATPPENSVVSDVLSENCDLNQSTDRTSECSDSSASFNRSGSKGKGTISMTRPNRAFQLRRALADGDAPDTPSSGVSEAVSLTNVSAVSSTRSFKSSTPTRSMKASNRLSYPYTKQDSARSKESLGAAIVQKSREGGGSSSRSNASLGAQIANKASRNNQSSGNLANSFNRSDGGRFSLKLNRSLSSQDSIHMDSSNSSTRKPDLKNVKSKLKCTPTYGLSVTGIHSSRSSVTSASSRSNSPKSAEKAAWKRRKEYDPRRAVAEAKAKAKDVKVKLDNQGKPKMIRSASFTNSAELQKYRRQALQQKDSVSSPDDLSCASEGADTVCSSVYQRSFIPYSGRSQSSRIFPSSEDEESSLIVKSTQSYDNILVSSIYQLSLKLKTNTEKTLTKLKEDQRIEDMSSPSPIDDILNQSSSNSDIPGWKTANQELAAILSNLRKTEHRIHMMQKALYPDDDSCSDSPGLSGREKREYLQEIERIRSELAGFQPIAKPQIKDDQASIESDCEELGTADEFF comes from the exons ACATCGACTGTTGACAAAAGGCATGCTGTGATCACCTTTGACCATTACCTGGACAAATTCAAAATCAAGGACCTCAGCACCAGTCATGGG ACGTATGTGAACGACAAGAAGATCCACGACCAGGAATACGTCACGCTGGATCACATGGACACCGTCAGGCTCGGCAATGAT TCCACAGTATACCATGTGGAGAGGGTACCAGACTCGGGCGTGTTGTCAGGGGACATACAGATAGAGAAGGCGCCCCATTCAATGCCCAACTGGGCGTCCCGGGAACTCCCCCACATGATGGAATGCCAG CCAGTTCCATATCGAGGACTTGTATTTACTTACCCAATCATGTCCTGTTTG GGCTGTATAGCAGAGCAGAGAATCGCGCACACTTGTGGAAATCATACATTAGACAATGTCATTAGTCAAAGAGAACAGATGCATATGGCTGCAGATATGCAGCAGCAGCACGTGCACCACTCGCACAACGTGCCTCACAGACCTCATGTGCACTCGCATCCACATCCGCAGGAATACTCAGGGCACCAGATTAAACATTTAGGTGATTATCCTCCTCAGGAGGGGGAGTATCCGAGAGGAAGTGACTATCCTCATACTAGTGAATATCCACAAACTAGTGACCATCCACACACAAGTGAATATCCACCAGTTAATGAGTATGTGAGGAGTAGTGAATATCAGGATAGTGGACAGGATACACGAGAGAGAAGAGGACTGATGATGACCACCCATCAGGAGGATCAGAGTAAGAGCAATCAATCGGGGCTGGGTTCTAACACCTGGCCACGCAAACGAATTCGAGTCCGCAACACCGCCAATATCAGCACGTTTTTCCATGTTTTTGATGAGGACACTAGTGGTTCTAGAATGAGTATTGATGACAATAGCTATGCATGCAGTAGAGTCCTGAGGGGCGAAGGCGGTCACCCCGACAACCTCCCCCCAG AGTTGGAAACGGTGAAGAAAGGCACCCCCCTGTACGGTCAGCCTGATTGGTGGGGCGAGGAAGAGGTCAATGGAAATGTTACAG aAACCCCCAAACCACCAAAGGATTTGCCGTTGAGCAACACCTACCCCCCTCCCACTGATAATACAACCACACCCTCTGCAGACTTGTATAGCATGTCTTCTAACTCCTCTGTCTCCAAAGACAGTCTCCTGAATCCATCCTCCCCAGAGAAATCCACGTCAGAGGGGGTCCAACCCCCACCCTCCAAGATGCCTGAAGGAGGTGCATGCACAGCATTCACTGTGGACTTTGGTGAAGAATCCCCAAAGAAACCCATGGCTGGGAAATCCCTTAGTGAGTTCATGCCCTCCAAGATCCGGAAGAGCTTCAAGGACCGGAAAGAAAAGGTTCTTGGTACCAAGACTGGTAAAGAAGCAACTGGGAAAGACTCCTCACCGGGGAGTGAAAAG GGCTCTGATATAATGTCCCCTGTACAGCAGAAGAAGATTGAGGACATCTGGTCCTCACCCACAAGGAAGGCCAGGGATTTAAAGAGGCCAGCCAAATCCACAGAGCAGGAACCAAAACCTGACACCACTCCAAAGA AATCTGTTGTAGAGCCAGCACAGAAGACAGGCTTGCATAGAAGAAGTTTATCAACAGGCAGACCTATACCAGCCAAACTGTCCAGACCTAAAGAGAATGGAGAGGTAGCTACTCCTAAGTCCCCAAAACAACCCAAAGGAAAGGAACTCACTACTAGTGACAGTGCCTTCTTTCTGATTGACAAAATGTTTGCCAGTGATACCAAGTCTCCTGCTAAAGGCAGACGTACCCCTAGATCTCTAAAAGCTGACAAACCTACAGCAAGTGAGCATTCCACTCACCCAGAGGCAAAAATGCACGAGTCTTCAGTGTCAAAGACACAAAGTGCAAAGGTTGGTAGAAAGCCAATCATTATGAGGAAGGATTCCAATAAGGCTGTTCCACAATCCAAGAAGTCTCCATCGGAGAAAAAGGGGAAAGTCATACCTTCCTCTGCTGCTCCTGTTGATAATACAGACAATGTGAGTGAGACAGGAACTTATACTATAGATGGTGAGTTACCGTCCAAGGAGGAAGAATCTGCTCGTAAGGACATAGAAACTGTGTTTGGAATTAAGGATACTCAATCCACTGTCTCAGATTCTGTGGAGGGGCTCTCTACAGATAGAAAACCGTCCTCCGAGGACTTGATCCTTGAGAACTTGGAGGATGAGGAGGACTTGAGGAGCTTGGAGAGAAAGAGAAGTCGAGGACCAGAGGGCAGTAGTCTGGAGATGGAGGTCGGGAGTTCAGAGGTCACTGACCTCAGGATTACAGAGGATGAACAG GAGAACCCCTCAGATGCAAACACTGCTCCCACTTGGGTGACCCAATGGGCGGCCTTGACCAATAAAAGCAAGACTTCCGAACCTAGCAGTCCCAGTAGTAGCGTCTCTGATAAAG ATACCATGCTGTCACCTGACTCAAAAAAGCCTTCAAAAGGCTTGAGTCGGAAACGTCCTGGAACAGGTAGAAAATTACCCACAATCCCTGGTAAAAGCCCAGACGGGAGCAACTGCAGTTCACGACTGAGTCAGAGTACAGACAGCCAGAGTCCTAGGTGTCCCTCCACGCCGAGATACGGCGAGAACAACAACATCGCAGACAAGCAGAAGTCTGTCACAATATCTAGTCATGTAGTCAAACGTTATGAAGGCACAGACACTGAATCTATTTcccaaacaaaatttgaaagtgaaTCAGAAGTGACATCTGTGTCAAAGGAAGAGGACTTATCATCCCCAAAAGGTTCAGCACGAAGTTCAGCCAGTGTTGAGACTGAGGTCCTGCTAAAGGACACAGAAACTGTCATGGCAGCCATGGAGGCACGCATGGATTCCAAGTCCAGTGGATTACAAAATGGACACATGCTGGATGATGTGGATAACTTATCTGACAATGAGAGCACAGCAGCCCTTGTGAATGGACATGAAGGATTCTTAAAATCCAGTTCCTATACTAGTCCTCGTGAATCTCTAGCAAAGTCTAGGGGTTTACAGCAACACAAGTCTGTGACAAGAGGGGGCTCTGCTAGTGAAAGACTTCAAGCATTCCGTGAAAGAAACTACAAAAATGCAACACCCCCTGAAAACTCAGTGGTATCTGATGTGTTAAGTGAAAATTGTGATCTCAATCAATCAACAGACAGGACCAGTGAATGCAGTGATTCAAGTGCTAGTTTTAATAGATCTGGCTCAAAGGGAAAAGGTACAATAAGCATGACCCGACCCAACAGGGCTTTCCAGTTGAGGAGGGCTCTGGCAGACGGAGATGCACCAGACACTCCTAGTTCAGGAGTCTCGGAGGCTGTGTCGCTGACCAATGTGTCCGCCGTCAGTTCTACACGGTCTTTCAAAAGTTCCACTCCCACCCGATCCATGAAGGCCAGTAACAGACTCAGCTATCCATACACCAAGCAGGACTCCGCCAGAAGCAAGGAGAGCCTAGGAGCTGCCATCGTTCAGAAGAGCAGGGAGGGGGGTGGTTCCTCGTCCAGGAGTAACGCTAGTCTAGGTGCTCAAATAGCTAACAAAGCATCTCGCAATAATCAATCCTCAGGAAATTTGGCCAACTCCTTCAACAGAAGCGATGGCGGTCGGTTCAGTCTGAAACTGAACAGGTCTCTAAGTTCTCAAGACTCTATTCATATGGACAGTAGCAATTCCTCTACACGCAAACCTGACTTGAAAAATGTGAAATCAAAGTTAAAGTGTACCCCCACTTATGGTCTTTCAGTGACTGGAATTCACAGTAGTAGGAGTAGTGTAACTTCTGCTTCCAGTCGATCCAATTCCCCAAAATCTGCTGAAAAAGCAGCATGGAAGAGAAGAAAGGAGTATGACCCAAGAAGAGCTGTGGCAGAGGCCAAGGCTAAAGCGAAAGATGTCAAGGTCAAATTGGACAACCAGGGTAAACCAAAAATGATTAGGTCAGCATCTTTCACCAACTCGGCTGAGCTTCAAAAATACAGGAGACAGGCTCTCCAGCAGAAAGACTCGGTATCAAGTCCGGACGATTTGAGCTGTGCCAGTGAGGGAGCGGACACTGTGTGTAGCAGTGTGTATCAGCGGAGCTTCATTCCATACTCCGGCCGGTCCCAGTCAAGTCGAATCTTTCCGAGTTCTGAGGATGAAGAAAGTAGCCTAATTGTCAAGTCAACTCAG TCCTATGACAACATCTTGGTGTCCTCCATTTATCAGCTGTCACTCAAACTCAAAACCAACACGGAGAAAACCCTCACAAAGCTCAA AGAGGACCAGAGAATTGAGGACATGTCCTCCCCCTCGCCTATTGATGACATTCTGAACCAATCGTCTTCCAATAGCGATATTCCTGGATGGAAGACAGCCAATCAGGAGCTAGCTGCCATCCTATCAAATCTGAGGAAAACGGAACACAGGATACACA TGATGCAGAAAGCACTGTATCCAGATGATGACAGCTGCTCAGACTCCCCGGGATTGTCTGGTCGAGAGAAGAGGGAATACCTCCAGGAAATTGAGAGAATCCGCAGCGAACTTGCAGGATTCCAGCCAATTGCAAAACCCCAAATCAAGGACGACCAAGCTTCCATTGAATCGGACTGTGAAGAATTGGGGACTGCTGATGAGTTCTTTTGA